In the genome of Bremerella sp. P1, the window CGCCACTAGCAAACCACCGGGCAAGCGGCAGTGGTGCCCGCTGCACGTCGGTCGCCAGCACCGCTCCACTGGTCGCGTAGCGTTTATCGTTGAGTGCCTCGGTAAAACGCGTGAAGAACGCATCGTCCACATGACAAGTCGGACTGGTCTCGACCCAGACCAAGGTACGATACGGAGCGATCTCCCACGGCAGGTGCTCTGCTGCCTGGGCACACGCCGGCCCCAAGAGCAGCACCAAGCATGCCCCGCAAAGCCATCGAACTGTTTTCTGCCGTAACGTCATATAAAAATCAATTCTGAGCGACATCCCAAGCCGGAGCGAGGTCCCAACGTTCGACCTGTTGAAACAAGGTCATCGGTTGATACCCAACACCGCCGAGCGAGCGCCGGTAGACAAAATGATCTTGGAGTTGAAAAAGTGGAATGATCAGCAAATCGTCGTGAGCCAACCGATGCAGTGACCAAAACCGTTCGCGAACATCCTGCCAGTTTCGCGATAGTCCCAACTGCCGCAGAGCAAGTTGAAAGTATTGCGTCTGATGAACATTGGGAATGTATCGGTCAAACATCCGTGGCACATCAACCAGTGGTTCCGCGACTTGAACCTCGACGTAAAGCAGATCGACTCCAACGGCCGCTGGATCAGTCGCCTCGGCACTTACGGTTTTCAACTCACAATCAAGTCCCAAACGCTTGAAATACTGCACGATTGCCAGGCACGTTTGTCGCGAGACTTCGGAATTGGGATGACCAATCACCAGCTTTGCCACTGGAAGCAAGGCCTCATTCTTTGCCTCGGCCTCTTCCCGCAGTTTAATTTCGGCCAACTTCTGCAGGGCAATACTCATCTGTGGTTCGTAATTTCGCGGAGCGATCGACAGATCATATCCATACGAAACGGGATCGTCGGGACTGACTCCACTGGGAATCGGCGCACTCACCAGGCGACACCCGTCCAATTCCTTCCCGCCCAACAGCCGCGAGTGCAGAATTTCCTGGCGATTGATTCCGTACAACAAGCCACGGCGAAAGTCGCGGTTCTTGAGGTAAGGGTTGTTCAAATTCGGTACCAAGACATGCAACGTCGGGGCACGATAATGATCAACGACCAAGTCTTCCGGAGTCTCTACCGACAGACGAGCAGCCGTCGCAGGATCGAGTCGATCCACCATATGCACCTCGCCAGCCGCCAGGGCAAGCATCGCATCGGTTGTTGTTTCGAAGGGTAGTAGCTGAATTTCACTTGGGGATCGATTCGCAGCAAGGCTCGAGTTCTTGTCCGGGACAAAGCTCTGCCCGTCTTCCTTGACCTTCAACTCACGATAGGGGCCATTGGGCGGAATCGGGAACTGCGAGACGTCTCCTTTTCGCGGCACAAAGCCAAGCAATGCTTCCGGTCTGACGTGTGGCAATCGCAAGCGAAGGTCGAGTTGCCGGATTTCACGAACCGTCATCTTTTCGATCAAGGGAGTCAGGCCGGCCAAGATTTCGTCCTTCTGCGAGGCCGGATCCTGAAATTGTCGTGACAAGTCAAAACCGGTGACAGGTGTCAGTCGATCACGCAAGACAATCGACAGCTCGAAACGATCGACTGGACGAATGACCGATCCAAAAGGTGAGGCATATTCGCCCCCTTCAGGACCGTAACCGACAATCTCGGTGAGATCGCGATACATGAGCCGTTTATTTCGCCGGCCACTCCAGGTTAGAGTCTCATGCGGTGGCATGGCGTCTCCAGCAGCAAGTGTCGCGATGCGAACCTGTGGGTAGCGTCGCACCAGTTCGGCCAGTTGCTCTTTGCCTGAGGGTATCGCCGGATCGATCGCCAACGCCAGATTGATTGCTTCCAATGCAGCGCGGTAATCCTCCTTCGCGATTTGCTGTTTGGCACGATTGAGTTCCTGTTGCGATCGACGGGCCAGGTCGGCTCGCCACTCGCTGATACTGTCGGAGAATGTGTCGCCGTACACTTTCTCAAATCGCTCAATCAACTTCCGGGCCGATTGCCATTGCTGATCATCGATCTCTTTCTGCACCAATCGCAGGCCAACACTTTCAATTGATTTATCGATGCCTGACTTCTGCGGAAACTTACGTTTCGCTTCTTCCAGCATGCCTAATGCCTCGTCGAGTGCACCGGCCTGAAATCGCTCTAGGGCATTCTGAACGAGGAGATCTTCCAGCAGTCGCTCGACGCCAGGGTATTTGGGGTACTCCGCATTCAAACGCTGCAGGTACCGAAACGTGAGATCGAAGTCCTTCGCTGCCAGATTCTTTCTGGCTTCTTCAACCAATAGCTGTGGAAACGGCTGATAGAGTGTGACACTTCGCCAGGCAATCTGGAATTTACGCCCCGGCATGTCGGCGAGTTCTACTGTGACCTGACCATTTCGATCACTTGATCCGGCTCGATAGGCCGCAGCATTAATCGGATTGATGCGCAGAGGCTTACCATCCTTGGACGATGCAACCGTCATCAAGTCGTACGGCTCGCGTTCGATCAGTGGCTTGGTCATCTCGACCGGAATAGGCTTTTCGTCCGTCGGCTTGCCATCTTGCGCACTCAAAGGCGCAGCGATGGTCAGCAATAGCAAGATTGCCCAAGCGAGACTTCTTGGCTCGGCAGAACGCATCATTGGGTGAGTCCCTCCAAGGCGATGCCATGCAGCGTACCGTCGTAGCCGTGGACCCAAAGTTGACCATCGAAGTAAGACAGTCCGTCGGCCAATGGCTCGCCCACGTTGAACTCGGTAACCAATTCGCCGGTAGCTTCATTGATGAGCCATACCTGCCCCTGCGTAAAGGAGACAGCCAACATGTCGTTGACCGACACAGGACCACTGGCAATCGTCATCGCATTGAGTGGGCACTTCCAGGCCACGGAGAAATCGTCTCGAATTGCAATCAGCCCATCCCCCGCAGTTGCACAGTAAACTCGACCGTCGACAGCCTCAGGCGACATGACGACATCCCCGGAAATTTCGATCGGGTCTTGCTCGGCCATTTCTGGGAGTTGGAAGAGTCGCAGCACGTCTTTTTCTGCTTTGCTGCCGACCCCGACAAGCATCAGCCCGGCGACGGCCAAGTCTCCGGACAATTCTTCGGTCAGCTTCACTTGATCTAAAGCGGTCAGGTGAGGTTCGGGACTAGTCTCGATGGCCAGTCGAAATAGGCGCGAGCGTCGATCACTTACGATCACCGATGGCGTCGAGCCGCCCACAACCGCTGGATTTGACCAATCGATCGTCTCGCCAAACGCCAGCTCTGGCTGATAAGGCTGGACATCGGCGGCTCCGGACTTGGCATCGACTACCAGGATTTGACCAATCTTGGTGGGGATCAAAACATAGTCGTCCCAAACGACCGGCAGGGTCACCCTGTCGGTGGCAGGAATCTCCCAGGGCACAACCCGGGCGATCACCTCGTCACCACGCGTGCTGACCATCATGGAACGATTCTCGCCGCTAGGAGGAAAGAATACTTCATTCGTATCATCGAGCTTTTGTCCGCTACTGAATTGATACGGCTTGGTCGTAACATCCAGCTTCGACTCCGGCTGCTCGATAATCTGAGTATTCCCCATCCCAAGTTTCGGCAGCGGATACACGGCACCACGGGTGGTGACGACCAGGGGCGAATCGGCTCCTTTCAGCGTAAATGCTTTGCCGGCTGTCGGGGTTCCGATGGTCGTTTGCCAGATGTCATCCAGCTTGTTGGCCTGGATGCGTTGGGCTTCGATCACATAACCGTCGGCACCGGAACTTCGCCGGGCGTGAATGATCTTGTCTCCACGAACCAGTGGCCGGGCCACAAACGTATCGCCATCGTGATCAACCATCTTGCGGACCACCGAACCACGTGAAAGCTGCATCACGTATCGGGTCATGCGGCGATCACACACCCACAGGTCTCCGCGACTCACCGCCGCATACCCGAGGATCGGCTCAGAACTGTCGGCCTTGGTTGCCGCGACCAGACGCACCGGCACATCCTTGGCCGCGGTGTTGACTTCATAAACTAATACCTCGCCGCGGTCGTTGGTGGCCACCAGGCGAGCGTCGGCGACAATCGGTGTCACCAGTACCTGACCGGCTTGTCGCACGACGTCTTGTGTAAGCTTCGCACCGCCACCGCCGGCATCGACACTATAGAGATGCAGAAAGCTGTACTCGAGCCCCGCATTCTCGAAGAGGAACATTTGTCGCAGCGTACCGGTGGGTTCGACAGTGATCGTCCCAACTTCGTGCCCAACCGGAATGACCTCGCCACAGATGAGGTTGTCGGGAGACAGGACATACACATTGGAGTGCTCGGCCACGGCATAAACACCGGCCACTTCATCCAGCATGCCCAGTGGCGCTGAGATCTCTTGCGGCACTTGAACGGCGGCGATCACTTCGCCTGACTCGCGGGCAATCTTCCATACCTTGCCGCTGCGTTCCGCCACGAGCACCGAGTTCTCGAAAACCTTGGGGCGGAACAATTGGCTCTCGAACTTCTGCTTCCAGAGAACTTCTCCGGTTCGCTGATCGACCGCCAGGAGTTGATTCTCTCGCGTATCGATCAGAGCAGCGACGGTCTTGTCGCCATCGGCAGTCCAAGAGACGGCCTGGGCGTTGTCGTCCATTCCAACGTAACGCCGCCACAACAGCTTGCCTGAGTCAACTTCGATCGCGTAAGCCGTTCCATCCAGGCGAAAGACGGCCGTCTCGCTGCTGGTCGAGGCCGGCAAGACAGGCTCACGTTGAACCAGCGTCACCTCCGACAACAAGCTCATCCCGTTGTCGTCTTCAGTGATCGGGGCGGGGAAATTATCGAGCGGAATCACTTGATCTACAAGCTTCTTCGCCGCCCCGGATACGGCATCGATCAAGCTTTCGTCCGTGCGGAGACCCGGATAAGAATCGACCAGTGATCGCCGAAGCTGGTACACTTCCTGAAACTTTCCTTCGGCCGTCTTTTCCTCGATTTTAGCG includes:
- a CDS encoding ABC transporter substrate-binding protein, which encodes MMRSAEPRSLAWAILLLLTIAAPLSAQDGKPTDEKPIPVEMTKPLIEREPYDLMTVASSKDGKPLRINPINAAAYRAGSSDRNGQVTVELADMPGRKFQIAWRSVTLYQPFPQLLVEEARKNLAAKDFDLTFRYLQRLNAEYPKYPGVERLLEDLLVQNALERFQAGALDEALGMLEEAKRKFPQKSGIDKSIESVGLRLVQKEIDDQQWQSARKLIERFEKVYGDTFSDSISEWRADLARRSQQELNRAKQQIAKEDYRAALEAINLALAIDPAIPSGKEQLAELVRRYPQVRIATLAAGDAMPPHETLTWSGRRNKRLMYRDLTEIVGYGPEGGEYASPFGSVIRPVDRFELSIVLRDRLTPVTGFDLSRQFQDPASQKDEILAGLTPLIEKMTVREIRQLDLRLRLPHVRPEALLGFVPRKGDVSQFPIPPNGPYRELKVKEDGQSFVPDKNSSLAANRSPSEIQLLPFETTTDAMLALAAGEVHMVDRLDPATAARLSVETPEDLVVDHYRAPTLHVLVPNLNNPYLKNRDFRRGLLYGINRQEILHSRLLGGKELDGCRLVSAPIPSGVSPDDPVSYGYDLSIAPRNYEPQMSIALQKLAEIKLREEAEAKNEALLPVAKLVIGHPNSEVSRQTCLAIVQYFKRLGLDCELKTVSAEATDPAAVGVDLLYVEVQVAEPLVDVPRMFDRYIPNVHQTQYFQLALRQLGLSRNWQDVRERFWSLHRLAHDDLLIIPLFQLQDHFVYRRSLGGVGYQPMTLFQQVERWDLAPAWDVAQN
- a CDS encoding outer membrane protein assembly factor BamB family protein; translation: MKISDFIDLIEAHDYMADNQIAAIRRQMNSGQLDVTVEELVRFLLDRQRLTKYQAKKLLAEARSGVTAESIPVSEGRRRAQQKWMDAAPVSEEIVETEADDLVALDDMSSEQDATTADPLGLGGIDGFSSEPDEVDPFQESGDDKGKSSAHKKKTSRANPWDSPLLLFGGGGLVLLLLVGGLLYFWLAFDSGDDMFQAAEKSYRSGSYVQAGAEYNKFIRRFPDHPSAPVAEVRLGMATLWNMVEGGSDWELALKTTQEVLPEIDESPAFDEARPELATILPEIASGLTERAQQSESVDEKLRQSDLASAAMELVNDPTYLPTSLREAQQSRIETIEMNLVRVRREIDRDQAKNEALAKIEEKTAEGKFQEVYQLRRSLVDSYPGLRTDESLIDAVSGAAKKLVDQVIPLDNFPAPITEDDNGMSLLSEVTLVQREPVLPASTSSETAVFRLDGTAYAIEVDSGKLLWRRYVGMDDNAQAVSWTADGDKTVAALIDTRENQLLAVDQRTGEVLWKQKFESQLFRPKVFENSVLVAERSGKVWKIARESGEVIAAVQVPQEISAPLGMLDEVAGVYAVAEHSNVYVLSPDNLICGEVIPVGHEVGTITVEPTGTLRQMFLFENAGLEYSFLHLYSVDAGGGGAKLTQDVVRQAGQVLVTPIVADARLVATNDRGEVLVYEVNTAAKDVPVRLVAATKADSSEPILGYAAVSRGDLWVCDRRMTRYVMQLSRGSVVRKMVDHDGDTFVARPLVRGDKIIHARRSSGADGYVIEAQRIQANKLDDIWQTTIGTPTAGKAFTLKGADSPLVVTTRGAVYPLPKLGMGNTQIIEQPESKLDVTTKPYQFSSGQKLDDTNEVFFPPSGENRSMMVSTRGDEVIARVVPWEIPATDRVTLPVVWDDYVLIPTKIGQILVVDAKSGAADVQPYQPELAFGETIDWSNPAVVGGSTPSVIVSDRRSRLFRLAIETSPEPHLTALDQVKLTEELSGDLAVAGLMLVGVGSKAEKDVLRLFQLPEMAEQDPIEISGDVVMSPEAVDGRVYCATAGDGLIAIRDDFSVAWKCPLNAMTIASGPVSVNDMLAVSFTQGQVWLINEATGELVTEFNVGEPLADGLSYFDGQLWVHGYDGTLHGIALEGLTQ